A window from Fusarium oxysporum f. sp. lycopersici 4287 supercont2.48 genomic scaffold, whole genome shotgun sequence encodes these proteins:
- a CDS encoding isovaleryl-CoA dehydrogenase: MARMRTQVFSIVHFTRHSLSLLRGRSRRPFSKARTFPVSPALRQIHSYATEYLPSNLPEWTDSQRSVREAIAKICAKYTDEYWLERDTEHKFPWELYNDLASNGWLGICLPEEYGGAGLGISEAAVMLQTISESGAGMNGASSVHMNIFGLEPVAKFGTKGQKERWLVPLIQGKERACFGVTEPNTGLDTLRLQSSATRDGDLYRLKGSKIWISTAQVAEKILILVRTTPLDQVKKPSHGLSLFYTDLDRSAVTVTEIPKMGRSAVDSNTLFFEDWKVPASDMIGKEGEGFKMIMHGMNAERVLVGAEALGIGYAALRRASNYVNERVVFGNPVGKYQGIQHPLAECWMNLESARLMIYLAARLYDQGHVDGEYANAGKYLASESAFKAAERAILSHGGMGYAKEYHVERYLREAMLSRIAPISGEMIKNYIGQKVLGLPKSY; encoded by the coding sequence ATGGCCAGAATGCGAACTCAAGTATTTTCCATTGTTCACTTCACACGACACTCTCTGTCTCTATTGAGAGGTCGCTCGAGAAGGCCCTTTTCCAAAGCGAGAACTTTCCCCGTCAGCCCAGCCTTGAGACAAATCCACTCTTATGCCACTGAATACCTCCCCAGCAACCTTCCAGAATGGACTGATTCCCAGCGATCTGTCCGTGAGGCTATTGCAAAGATCTGTGCTAAATACACTGACGAGTATTGGCTCGAGAGAGACACGGAACACAAGTTTCCGTGGGAACTTTACAACGACCTAGCCTCCAACGGCTGGTTGGGTATCTGTCTTCCTGAAGAGTatggtggtgctggtctAGGCATCTCGGAGGCTGCCGTTATGCTCCAGACTATTTCAGAATCAGGGGCGGGTATGAACGGAGCATCATCGGTCCATATGAATATCTTTGGCTTGGAACCAGTTGCCAAGTTTGGCACAAAGGGACAGAAGGAACGTTGGCTGGTCCCTCTTATTCAAGGAAAAGAGCGAGCATGTTTCGGTGTCACGGAGCCAAACACAGGACTTGACACCCTACGTCTACAGTCATCGGCCACAAGAGATGGTGATTTGTATCGCCTAAAGGGGTCTAAGATCTGGATATCCACTGCCCAGGTGGCTGAGAAGATCCTCATTCTCGTCAGAACAACTCCTCTCGACCAGGTCAAGAAGCCGAGCCACGGCCTCTCGCTCTTCTACACCGACCTAGACCGTTCTGCTGTGACTGTCACCGAGATCCCCAAGATGGGTCGCTCAGCAGTTGACAGCAATACTCTTTTCTTTGAAGATTGGAAAGTCCCCGCCAGCGACATGATAGGTAAAGAGGGCGAGGGATTCAAGATGATCATGCATGGAATGAATGCAGAGCGAGTTCTCGTGGGCGCCGAGGCATTGGGAATAGGCTACGCAGCGTTACGACGCGCGAGCAACTACGTCAACGAGCGTGTGGTATTCGGTAATCCAGTTGGCAAGTACCAAGGAATACAGCACCCCTTAGCCGAATGCTGGATGAACCTAGAGAGTGCGCGATTGATGATATATCTCGCCGCGCGTTTGTATGACCAAGGGCATGTGGATGGTGAATATGCAAACGCAGGGAAGTATCTCGCCTCCGAAAGCGCATTCAAGGCAGCTGAGAGAGCCATCTTGTCTCATGGAGGAATGGGTTATGCGAAGGAGTATCATGTTGAGCGGTATCTCAGAGAGGCTATGCTCTCGAGAATTGCACCCATTAGTGGAGAGATGATTAAGAATTACATTGGTCAGAAGGTTCTTGGACTTCCTAAGAGCTACTAG
- a CDS encoding acetoacetate-CoA ligase yields MNAPAKTALWSPQNLNETNAVKFINHVNEKSGLRLQTYEDLYKWSVGDETIKHFWTQAYAWLEISSSGTDDLTGEVACFNPSDSLSNLMFPPPKFFPTATLNIAELIFRGRKDTDIAIYFSRESLSDVEKVTWASLRERVRKLRSALVNSGVVAGDVVAAVISNSVDAIVICLAALSVGALWSSTSCDMGVGGIVDRYSQIRPKIIFADQGYVYAGKIIDLSDRIRQWSSELRERSDMLAQVVVIPNPNLNSIPSHQPNTYTLENFLKADRGDQLLFEIIPFSHPAFILFSSGTGVALKTKVDSVVQHDIRKTDIVFQYTTTSWIMWVLNLMNLSCGAAMLLYDGSPFHPRPSILLELAQAFKVSVFGTSPRYLSTLKGLGITPRRDFDLSRLRIMLSTGSVLSAELYEWFYSIGFPPLAQLISMSGGTDIAGCFVCGTPMLPVYAGEIQCKALGMAVDIYDSGTDEHVSVEELGAPGELVCAKAFPSQPLAFLGKDGYKQYKASYFERYGPSVWCQGDFVQRSPATGGIFMLGRSDGVLNPSGVRFGSAEIYAVIETIPEVLDSICVGQKREVDINERVLLFVKIRPGASLTSHLKSHINSAIRDRYSPRHVPAYIFEVDDIPYTANGKKCEINVKHAINGNKFAVAGSVANPAALKAYEKYRDLPVEGPRKSNIVSKI; encoded by the exons aTGAATGCACCTGCGAAGACCGCTCTCTGGAGCCCGCAGAACTTGAACGAGACAAATGCAGTTAAGTTCATCAACCACGTCAATGAGAAATCTGGCCTGAGATTGCAAACATACGAAGACTTGTACAAATGGTCGGTAGGAGACGAGACCATCAAGCATTTCTGGACTCAGGCGTACGCATGGCTTGAGATTTCAAGTAGTGGGACAGATGATCTCACTGGAGAAGTCGCATGTTTCAACCCAAGC GACTCACTCTCCAACCTCATGTTTCCGCCTCCAAAGTTCTTTCCAACCGCCACTCTCAATATTGCCGAGCTAATTTTCCGAGGTCGCAAGGATACAGACATCGCTATCTATTTTAGCCGAGAAAGCCTCAGCGACGTCGAGAAAGTAACTTGGGCTTCTCTGAGAGAACGCGTACGAAAGCTGCGCAGTGCATTAGTGAACTCGGGAGTTGTTGCCGGCGATGTCGTCGCGGCCGTCATATCCAACTCTGTCGACGCCATCGTTATCTGCTTGGCAGCCCTGTCAGTTGGCGCACTGTGGTCTTCAACCTCGTGCGATATGGGAGTTGGTGGGATAGTTGACAGATACTCACAAATCCGGCCAAAGATTATCTTTGCAGACCAGGGATATGTCTACGCTGGGAAAATCATCGATCTCAGTGATCGAATTCGGCAATGGTCTAGCGAGCTTCGGGAGCGAAGCGATATGTTGGCGCAGGTCGTTGTGATTCCAAATCCGAACCTCAACTCAATTCCTTCACATCAGCCAAACACATACACATTGGAAAATTTCTTGAAGGCTGACAGAGGAGACCAGTTGCTATTCGAAATCATTCCTTTTTCACATCCAGCCTTTATTCTCTTCTCATCTGGAACA GGAGTAGCCTTGAAAACCAAGGTCGATTCAGTCGTTCAACACGATATCCGCAAGACTGATATTGTATTTCAATACACAACT ACATCATGGATAATGTGGGTTTTGAACCTCATGAATCTCTCTTGCGGCGCCGCAATGCTGTTGTACGATGGCTCTCCTTTTCACCCGCGCCCCAGCATATTATTAGAGCTGGCACAAGCTTTCAA AGTTAGTGTGTTCGGGACATCGCCGAGATATCTCTCCACGCTCAAAGGCCTCGGCATTACACCAA GACGTGACTTCGATCTCAGTCGCCTACGTATCATGCTGTCAACTGGATCTGTGCTCTCCGCTGAGTTATATGAGTGGTTCTATTCCATTGGGTTTCCTCCTTTAGCCCAGTTGATCTCGATGAGCGGAGGAACGGACATTGCAGGATGCT TTGTATGTGGAACGCCTATGTTGCCGGTGTATGCCGGGGAGATTCAATGCAAAGCTCTCGGCATGGCAGTAGACATCTACGATTCTGGGACAGATGAGCATGTGTCAGTGGAAGAGCTTGGTGCACCAGGCGAGCTGGTCTGTGCAAAAGCCTTTCCGAGTCAACCACTTGCCTTCTTAGGGAAGGATGGATACAAGCAATATAAGGCTTCTTACTTTGAACGCTACGGGCCAAGTGTATGGTGCCAAGGAGATTTCGTTCAACGGTCACCAGCTACGGGAGGAATTTTCATGCTTGGACGATC CGATGGCGTCTTAAATCCTTCCGGAGTGCGTTTCGGTTCCGCAGAAATTTATGCAGTTATTGAAACTATTCCAGAGGTCTTGGACAGTATCTGTGTTGGCCAGAAACGAGAAGTCGATATAAACGAAAGGGTACTACTGTTTGTCAAGATAAGACCTGGCGCATCTCTCACATCACATCTCAAGAGCCATATAAACAGCGCTATCCGGGATCGGTACTCGCCACGGCATGTACCAGCATATATCTTCGAGGTGGATGACATTCCATACACAGCTAATGGAAAGAAGTGCGAGATCAATGTGAAGCACGCGATCAACGGGAATAAGTTTGCCGTGGCCGGATCAGTGGCAAATCCGGCAGCTCTCAAGGCTTATGAGAAGTACCGAGATCTGCCTGTAGAGGGGCCAAGAAAAAGTAATATTGTCTCAAAGATCTGA
- a CDS encoding hydroxymethylglutaryl-CoA lyase gives MGTLTKSARSLPLLKNGLRHNYNVINISSSKGFRRFSSLRSDVQIVEVGPRDGLQNIKASIPTATKVELIRRLADTGLINIEATSFVSPKWVPQLADGAEVMKEILARPGHIYQSRQMNYPVLAPNLKGLENASRAGAKEIVVFASVTEAFSKANQNCTVEEALQQCEAVTKKALSLGIRVRGVISCIFSDPFSGPTSPSAVLPVVKRLLEMGCYEVGLGDTLGVGTPKKVQDVLDKLLAEISPNRLAGHFHDTYGQGIANIVRAYEMGLRKFDSSVAGLGGCPYAPGARGNVATEDVIYTLENSGISTGVDLNKLCNVGQWISKEIGIPYGSRAGAALVAKRSNTISSSGTPKPTPPKQHRSWKIVEDTGEYRVSRSGTALKVTLTRPKNGNALTDSMLEGLTVLFKKLPQDPYVYHLVIESEGKFFCTGMDLSGNTDTANGSDDGSYYAKVAALYEALDHVPQTTIAVVDGPCFGGGVGLAFTCDVRLVSPKARWTLSEIKIGVSPAVISKYLVREWGASIAREGMLSGREIRPEELARVGSRSWNKQR, from the exons ATGGGCACCTTGACGAAAAGCGCGAGATCACTCCCACTTCTAAAGAATGGTCTAAGACATAATTACAATGTGATTAATATTTCGTCTTCGAAAGGATTCCGGCGTTTCTCCTCTTTGAGGTCAGACGTACAGATCGTTGAGGTTGGGCCAAGGGACGGACTACAAAACATCAAAGCATCCATCCCCACAGCGACCAAAGTCGAGCTGATTCGCAGACTCGCCGACACAGGATTAATCAACATCGAGGCCACTTCCTTCGTGTCTCCAAAATGGGTTCCTCAGCTTGCCGATGGAGCCGAGGTCATGAAGGAGATCCTTGCGCGCCCTGGCCACATCTACCAATCTCGTCAAATGAACTACCCCGTTCTGGCACCGAACCTCAAAGGTTTGGAAAACGCGAGCCGGGCTGGGGCAAAAGAGATTGTGGTCTTTGCGTCTGTGACGGAGGCGTTCAGTAAGGCAAACCAGAACTGTACCGTTGAAGAAGCACTTCAACAATGTGAAGCTGTCACCAAGAAGGCGCTGAGCCTCGGTATCAGAGTTCGCGG TGTCATTTCTTGTATTTTCTCAGACCCATTCTCGGGCCCTACATCACCAAGCGCTGTTTTGCCAGTGGTGAAAAGGTTACTGGAGATGGGCTGCTACGAAGTTGGCTTAGGAGATACTCTCGGTGTCGGTACCCCGAAGAAGGTCCAGGACGTTCTCGACAAACTCCTTGCCGAGATATCTCCCAACAGACTTGCTGGTCACTTCCACGACACCTATGGCCAAGGAATTGCGAATATCGTCCGTGCCTACGAGATGGGTCTTAGAAAGTTTGACAGTAGTGTTGCCGGCCTCGGTGGCTGCCCTTATGCGCCTGGAGCCCGAGGCAATGTTGCGACCGAGGACGTTATCTACACTCTGGAGAACTCAGGAATCAGTACCGGTGTGGACTTGAATAAGCTTTGCAATGTCGGGCAATGGATATCCAAGGAGATTGGCATTCCATATGGGAGTAGGGCGGGTGCCGCTTTGGTTGCCAAGAGAAGCAACACTATCTCCAGCTCAGGCACGCCGAAACCTACACCTCCAAAACAACATCGGTCATGGAAGATTGTGGAAGACACTGGAGAATATCGTGTCTCTCGATCGGGTACCGCCTTGAAAGTCACCCTGACACGACCGAAGAATGGAAATGCCTTGACTGATTCCATGCTTGAAGGTCTGACCGTCcttttcaagaagcttccTCAAGACCCATATGTATATCATCTCGTGATTGAGTCAGAGGGCAAGTTCTTCTGTACGGGCATGGACCTTAGCGGAAACACTGACACGGCCAACGGCTCCGACGATGGCAGCTACTACGCCAAGGTTGCTGCATTGTATGAAGCCTTAGACCACGTTCCCCAGACCACCATCGCCGTCGTCGACGGGCCATGTTTCGGCGGCGGAGTTGGGTTGGCGTTCACTTGCGATGTTCGGCTTGTATCCCCCAAAGCGCGTTGGACACTCAGCGAGATCAAGATTGGGGTCAGTCCAGCCGTGATTTCAAAGTATCTCGTGCGGGAATGGGGTGCTTCTATCGCTCGTGAAGGCATGCTCTCTGGAAGGGAAATACGTCCAGAAGAGCTCGCTCGGGTAGGGAGCCGTTCATGGAATAAGCAGCGATGA